Proteins from a genomic interval of Leptospira bandrabouensis:
- a CDS encoding cytochrome c3 family protein — protein MNIKILKISVPIVAIAALAYLIFSPSRYVGYSPDQPIPFNHKIHAGDNKIDCKYCHTGVENSAHATVPPSSTCMNCHGAGNVAGNQEHVKWLKEQYDSNTPVSWIKVHDQPDFVYFNHSRHVQRGVDCSTCHGNMAEMVKVRQSKSLNMGFCVDCHRENNAPNDCSTCHR, from the coding sequence ATGAATATAAAAATACTCAAGATCTCTGTGCCTATCGTTGCAATTGCAGCACTAGCATATTTGATTTTTTCACCTAGCCGTTATGTGGGCTATTCACCCGACCAGCCCATTCCCTTCAACCATAAGATACATGCTGGCGATAACAAAATCGACTGTAAGTATTGCCATACTGGTGTTGAGAATTCGGCCCATGCCACAGTTCCCCCAAGTTCCACTTGTATGAACTGCCATGGAGCAGGTAACGTAGCGGGCAACCAAGAGCATGTTAAATGGCTAAAAGAACAATACGATAGCAATACGCCAGTATCCTGGATAAAGGTCCATGACCAACCAGACTTCGTATACTTTAACCATTCACGACACGTACAACGTGGTGTTGATTGTTCCACATGCCACGGTAACATGGCAGAGATGGTAAAGGTTAGACAGTCCAAGTCCCTCAATATGGGATTTTGTGTCGATTGCCATAGAGAGAACAATGCCCCTAACGATTGTTCTACGTGCCACAGATAA
- a CDS encoding PQQ-dependent sugar dehydrogenase, producing MKIQTFVLFSFLSMSVSCDDIGRSILKNYNKKYETDGQVLGSNPLFIGVDAKRKQVTISLQEVVKVKEPTDIQFPPGDSPFLFALEKAGNMILFHREKKISRVLATFPVITDSEEGLLGLTFHPQFPKQPKLYTNYVKSVASKDVTIVSEWVVENPTNYDSMKLTNERVLLQVEQPYPNHNGGQLAFGPDGHLYIGLGDGGWRADPKNNGQNPNTLLGSILRISPAPDVTLKKPYSIPTDNPFVGKAGYAPETFAYGIRNPWRMSFSPDGRLLVADVGQDAYEEVDIILSGKNYGWNQTEGFHCFTDGCNTALYQPPFYEYGREEGQSITGGYVYTGSAIPELKEMYVFGDFIQGKIWAIAVPKPGENTKVTETIALGKWNLLIPTFGRDNEGEIFVADYQSGTIYKMVKP from the coding sequence ATGAAAATCCAAACCTTTGTCTTATTTTCTTTTTTGTCTATGTCTGTCTCTTGTGATGATATAGGTCGTAGCATCTTAAAAAATTATAATAAAAAGTATGAAACCGATGGCCAGGTGCTAGGTTCCAATCCACTTTTTATCGGTGTTGATGCAAAGCGCAAACAAGTGACCATTTCCTTACAAGAAGTGGTAAAAGTAAAAGAGCCTACAGACATCCAGTTCCCACCGGGGGACAGTCCTTTTTTATTTGCCCTTGAAAAAGCTGGGAATATGATTCTATTCCACAGAGAAAAAAAGATAAGCCGTGTGCTTGCTACCTTTCCTGTAATCACTGACAGTGAAGAAGGACTTCTCGGTTTAACCTTTCACCCGCAATTTCCCAAACAACCAAAGTTATATACCAATTATGTAAAGTCTGTTGCAAGTAAAGATGTCACCATCGTTTCCGAATGGGTTGTAGAAAATCCAACTAACTACGATTCCATGAAACTAACTAACGAACGAGTGTTATTGCAAGTGGAGCAACCTTATCCCAATCACAATGGCGGACAATTGGCCTTTGGTCCCGATGGACATTTATACATTGGTCTTGGGGACGGAGGTTGGAGAGCCGATCCCAAAAACAACGGACAAAATCCAAACACTCTCCTTGGTTCCATATTAAGAATTAGTCCTGCGCCAGATGTAACTTTAAAAAAACCATATTCCATTCCTACGGACAATCCTTTTGTGGGAAAGGCTGGTTATGCTCCAGAGACTTTTGCTTACGGGATTAGAAATCCTTGGCGGATGAGTTTTTCACCTGACGGGCGTTTGCTTGTTGCAGATGTGGGACAAGATGCTTATGAAGAAGTGGATATCATTCTTTCCGGTAAAAACTATGGTTGGAACCAAACAGAAGGATTTCATTGTTTTACTGACGGCTGTAATACGGCCCTTTACCAACCACCATTTTATGAATATGGAAGAGAGGAAGGACAATCCATCACAGGTGGGTATGTTTATACTGGATCTGCTATTCCAGAATTAAAAGAAATGTATGTGTTTGGAGATTTTATCCAAGGTAAAATTTGGGCCATCGCAGTGCCAAAACCTGGAGAAAATACAAAGGTCACAGAAACGATAGCCCTTGGGAAATGGAACTTACTTATTCCTACCTTTGGTCGGGACAATGAGGGAGAAATTTTTGTGGCAGATTATCAGTCGGGAACCATATATAAAATGGTAAAACCATAA
- a CDS encoding sterol desaturase family protein: MNSDAFMEYAFIVMVALIGIEIFVSYIKGKQYYRLNVLIADVSTGVIFALIGVVILLGALYVYDKVETNFSLSALGYHFFPLESPFQFSPSFSVNWPALGAWTFAVVFADFVYYWFHRHCHEINLFWATHVTHHSTQEMNLSVAFRGNGLQRIFEYIYFLSMALLGIPWAMFLLSHRILKVYQFVVHTRFIGKLGIFEEFMVTPSNHRVHHGVQKKYIDRNHGGIFIVWDRMFGSFEWETEEPIYGLTKPVNSFNPITVNLHVFKDMFFQILECKSFGDVFKTIFGPPGWKPSYLITSDDEAPEPTKIIKYDPKPPMGVMIYVALQAAVLMAVGLVIWKVAKINLEKDMVTLGILSVVIIFSLFSIDRTMEMKRWSRRTEVVRNVLFILAFVAALVYSNIPNIEIFAIPLIGLSFVSLVWILIKRKTFFDLSNISNTWY, translated from the coding sequence ATGAATAGCGACGCCTTTATGGAATATGCCTTTATCGTCATGGTCGCACTGATAGGAATCGAAATCTTTGTTTCCTACATCAAAGGCAAACAATACTACCGATTAAACGTTCTCATAGCCGATGTAAGTACGGGTGTGATCTTTGCACTGATTGGAGTGGTCATCCTCCTTGGAGCACTCTATGTTTACGACAAAGTAGAGACAAATTTTTCGCTCTCCGCCTTAGGTTACCATTTTTTTCCTTTGGAAAGTCCGTTTCAATTCTCCCCTAGTTTTTCTGTGAACTGGCCGGCTCTTGGTGCTTGGACTTTTGCTGTTGTTTTTGCTGATTTTGTTTATTACTGGTTCCATAGACATTGCCACGAAATCAATTTGTTTTGGGCCACACATGTCACCCACCACTCCACACAAGAAATGAATTTATCAGTTGCCTTTCGTGGAAATGGACTTCAAAGAATATTCGAATATATTTATTTTCTATCGATGGCACTTCTTGGAATTCCTTGGGCGATGTTTTTACTCAGCCATAGAATTCTAAAAGTATATCAATTTGTGGTTCATACTCGTTTTATTGGTAAACTCGGAATTTTCGAAGAGTTTATGGTAACTCCTTCAAACCATAGGGTCCACCACGGTGTGCAAAAAAAATACATCGACCGTAACCACGGGGGGATCTTTATCGTTTGGGACCGGATGTTTGGATCCTTTGAATGGGAAACCGAAGAACCGATCTATGGATTGACAAAACCTGTTAACTCCTTTAATCCCATCACTGTCAACTTACACGTGTTCAAGGATATGTTTTTTCAAATTCTGGAATGTAAATCATTCGGAGATGTATTTAAAACCATCTTTGGACCTCCTGGTTGGAAACCAAGTTACCTCATTACAAGTGATGACGAAGCACCAGAGCCCACAAAAATTATAAAATACGATCCAAAACCTCCCATGGGAGTGATGATCTATGTAGCACTCCAAGCAGCGGTTCTTATGGCTGTGGGACTTGTGATTTGGAAAGTTGCCAAAATCAATTTGGAAAAAGACATGGTGACACTTGGAATTTTATCTGTTGTGATCATCTTTAGTTTGTTTTCGATTGATCGAACGATGGAAATGAAACGATGGTCAAGAAGAACGGAAGTGGTAAGAAACGTTTTATTTATTTTGGCTTTTGTTGCGGCTTTAGTTTATTCCAATATTCCTAATATTGAAATTTTTGCTATTCCACTCATCGGCCTCTCGTTTGTTTCGCTTGTATGGATTCTCATCAAACGAAAGACCTTCTTTGATTTGAGTAATATTTCTAATACTTGGTATTAG
- a CDS encoding LTA synthase family protein, protein MKKLFSKLPFYIRFHLLLAGLGIVFLTIYRATFFAMYSYRIHDKSTWILLKAFLKGARFDISVLCVLLGVSLLYSSLHFFNRNKIYRAVWRTLPVIFIILLLFLLIADLIYYENGNKHLGYEAFAYLGFEMLPLVGSAFSQNPFLFLLGILVISAIGFGIYKIQSKFPYSHVNLHYKWAGFQFLVVLALLVLGIRGGIQTSPLRTSDAIITKETIINDLVLNPGFTVITDLKMTKVDDRHFMKLSEASAIVQKEVAYPGANFVSEEYPLLRKTIVTSTKPLPHIVVVVLEGWTGKFIDIIGTGKVDGKVVTPYFNQLIRQGMFFKNFFASGGRTTNGLMALMGGIPDRPGLTAVRTPQILNRFSGLGNIAKTIGYETLFVTGTDLSFNNKGSIMYHWGFDTLVGKNELEKNPEYKTGPWSYLDEASLDAMHKRLLNVKPEKPIVSVIHTGTTHYPYKVPDEKFRLFESTTQDSEYLNVLHYADFALNEYMEKAKKAPYFKDTVFFFVSDHSHHRFLNYYEDRNVPLLIYAPGKIKPELREDFTSQLDLIPTILGFMEREVYFSVMGRDLRKVKGSSAYFAYGNIFGWIEDDFLYYQSVSGGQGETKTIKPPFVDLGLCYKDINLCKKHGDKTKAFLNLGDELLKSNKLFPSESVLKVIKN, encoded by the coding sequence ATGAAAAAACTTTTTTCAAAATTGCCGTTTTACATTCGGTTTCACTTACTCCTTGCAGGTCTTGGAATTGTATTTCTTACCATCTACCGTGCCACTTTTTTTGCCATGTATTCCTATAGGATTCATGATAAATCAACTTGGATTTTGTTAAAAGCCTTTCTGAAAGGGGCTAGGTTTGATATTTCCGTCTTGTGTGTGTTACTCGGTGTAAGTTTACTCTATTCGAGTTTGCATTTTTTTAATCGTAATAAAATATATAGGGCAGTTTGGCGAACCTTACCTGTTATATTTATCATTCTGCTTCTTTTTCTTCTCATCGCAGATTTGATTTATTATGAAAATGGAAACAAACATTTAGGATACGAGGCTTTTGCTTATCTTGGATTTGAGATGTTACCACTCGTTGGATCTGCCTTCTCACAAAATCCATTCCTATTTTTACTGGGAATTCTTGTGATTTCCGCGATTGGATTTGGAATTTATAAAATCCAATCCAAGTTCCCTTATTCCCATGTAAACTTACATTATAAATGGGCTGGTTTCCAATTCCTTGTGGTCCTAGCACTTCTAGTTTTAGGAATTCGCGGGGGAATCCAAACAAGTCCCCTTCGTACCAGTGATGCTATCATTACCAAAGAAACCATCATCAATGATTTGGTTCTCAATCCGGGTTTTACTGTCATCACAGACTTAAAGATGACCAAAGTGGATGACCGCCACTTTATGAAGTTGTCTGAGGCCAGTGCGATTGTCCAAAAGGAAGTGGCTTATCCCGGCGCAAACTTTGTTAGTGAAGAATATCCTCTCCTTCGTAAAACAATAGTTACTTCAACAAAACCTTTGCCACATATCGTTGTTGTGGTTCTTGAAGGTTGGACGGGAAAGTTTATTGATATCATTGGAACTGGAAAAGTGGATGGGAAGGTAGTAACCCCTTATTTCAACCAACTGATCCGCCAAGGAATGTTTTTTAAAAACTTTTTTGCCAGTGGAGGAAGGACGACAAACGGTCTTATGGCACTTATGGGTGGAATTCCTGATCGGCCGGGACTAACAGCGGTTCGCACGCCACAAATTCTCAATCGTTTTTCTGGGCTTGGGAATATTGCCAAAACCATTGGGTATGAAACTTTATTTGTAACAGGTACTGACCTTAGTTTTAATAACAAAGGAAGTATCATGTACCATTGGGGGTTTGATACTCTGGTTGGAAAGAATGAGTTAGAAAAAAATCCTGAATACAAAACGGGGCCTTGGAGTTATTTGGATGAAGCATCTCTCGATGCCATGCACAAACGCCTCCTAAATGTAAAACCAGAAAAACCGATCGTATCTGTAATCCATACAGGAACCACTCATTATCCTTATAAGGTTCCAGACGAAAAGTTTCGTTTGTTTGAGTCCACTACGCAAGACAGTGAATACTTAAATGTTTTGCATTACGCAGATTTTGCTTTGAACGAATATATGGAAAAAGCAAAAAAAGCACCTTACTTTAAGGATACGGTTTTCTTTTTTGTTTCTGACCATAGCCACCATAGGTTTCTCAACTACTATGAAGATAGAAATGTTCCCTTACTGATTTACGCTCCGGGAAAAATCAAACCAGAACTAAGAGAAGATTTCACTTCCCAACTAGATTTGATTCCCACCATCCTTGGGTTTATGGAAAGGGAAGTATACTTTAGTGTGATGGGTCGTGATTTAAGAAAAGTAAAAGGATCTTCTGCTTATTTTGCTTATGGAAATATATTTGGATGGATTGAAGATGATTTTTTGTATTACCAATCAGTGTCTGGGGGACAAGGGGAAACCAAAACCATAAAACCACCGTTTGTGGATTTGGGCCTTTGTTACAAGGACATCAATTTATGCAAAAAACATGGGGATAAAACAAAGGCGTTTTTAAACTTAGGAGACGAACTCCTGAAGTCGAACAAATTGTTTCCTTCGGAGTCCGTTTTAAAAGTGATAAAAAACTAA
- the rlmN gene encoding 23S rRNA (adenine(2503)-C(2))-methyltransferase RlmN, which yields MKEEIPVLKGKTKKELEEICVSLGLEKYRAAQIYTGIYKSRYTNLDQFTTLSKEVREKLKQHTSFPEIELGRDLASKEDGTRKFTFYVGENKEIEAVWIPSGDGGRKTICISSQIGCTLNCKFCATGLLEYKGNLHTWQILDQVLQVERLVGDRATNIVFMGMGEPMHNYFSVMKAAHILRDQEGFGLGALRITISTAGVTTGINRFIENKEPFNFAISLNHPNPNSRSSIMDVNDKHPLEKLIESAKRFTKELDRAITFEYVMIPEVNMGRDNAERLAKISRSVNKCKINVIPLNTDFTGWRRPTDEEVKDFVMHLKAKTTAPILNRRSPGRDINGACGMLALKGIRSETR from the coding sequence ATGAAAGAGGAAATACCAGTTCTCAAAGGCAAAACCAAAAAAGAACTAGAAGAGATCTGTGTTTCTTTGGGTTTGGAAAAATACCGTGCCGCACAAATTTATACAGGCATTTATAAGAGTCGTTATACGAATTTGGATCAGTTTACCACCTTATCCAAAGAAGTCCGTGAAAAACTAAAACAACATACTTCCTTTCCAGAAATTGAACTGGGTCGAGACCTTGCCTCCAAAGAAGATGGGACTCGGAAATTCACTTTTTATGTGGGTGAAAACAAAGAAATTGAAGCGGTTTGGATTCCTTCCGGTGATGGGGGACGTAAAACCATTTGTATCTCTTCCCAAATTGGTTGTACTCTCAATTGTAAATTCTGTGCCACAGGACTTTTGGAATACAAGGGCAATCTCCATACTTGGCAAATCCTCGATCAAGTTTTGCAAGTAGAACGCCTAGTTGGTGACCGTGCTACCAATATTGTTTTTATGGGAATGGGTGAACCCATGCACAATTATTTTTCCGTAATGAAGGCAGCCCATATCCTCAGAGACCAAGAAGGGTTTGGTCTAGGAGCCCTTCGGATTACCATTTCCACAGCCGGTGTCACCACAGGAATCAACCGATTTATCGAAAATAAAGAACCTTTCAATTTTGCCATTTCACTCAATCATCCAAATCCTAATTCACGTTCCTCGATTATGGATGTAAACGACAAACACCCGTTAGAGAAATTGATTGAATCAGCAAAACGATTCACTAAGGAACTTGATCGGGCCATTACTTTTGAATATGTAATGATCCCTGAAGTTAACATGGGTCGTGACAACGCAGAACGACTCGCAAAAATTTCTCGTTCAGTGAATAAATGCAAAATCAATGTCATCCCTCTCAATACTGATTTTACTGGATGGCGTAGGCCAACCGATGAGGAAGTCAAAGATTTTGTAATGCATCTCAAAGCTAAAACAACAGCTCCCATTCTCAACCGTAGAAGCCCAGGTCGGGACATCAATGGCGCATGTGGAATGTTAGCGTTAAAAGGAATTCGAAGTGAAACACGGTAA
- a CDS encoding Cys-rich protein, with translation MKHGNWILTLALTLFLVNCQDIVEKKCQAACEVFISCTEEELKLTLAPDVKRTGRIQCMDGCTTHNSDILQCYDQEPNSCKGFGQCLIQIGTLE, from the coding sequence GTGAAACACGGTAATTGGATCTTAACTCTTGCGTTAACTCTGTTTCTAGTTAATTGCCAAGATATAGTGGAAAAAAAATGCCAAGCGGCTTGTGAAGTTTTTATTTCTTGTACAGAAGAGGAACTAAAACTTACCTTAGCACCTGATGTGAAACGCACAGGTAGGATCCAATGTATGGATGGATGCACCACACATAATAGTGATATTCTGCAATGTTATGACCAAGAACCCAATTCCTGCAAAGGATTTGGACAATGCCTGATCCAAATTGGTACCTTAGAATGA
- a CDS encoding methyl-accepting chemotaxis protein codes for MKSLKYILGLYTFLSILVLSTVVSALILYLNWGLLLKVYRGEMENAGKSAGAELSNYYKSQIRIAGILSKQKEIKDSFQSGKSKFATDLLVGIMREANGEYENIFLSPPIQNAKIFAAGIPQSVGYQLEESKTGDHVVVALKKQFLIGSVQESPITGLPVSLVSFPIEDNGTIIGILWIALNLEQVSKRMGDGIHVGANGYITAITTKGVVFAGPDKSKILKLDLSKIPEGRPILEAKDGAYFEYTENGKDFAFLIKRLEEWNTIIGVVLPKSDMNSGFIQVALFAVLVVFLITALVVFGVFRFLKKRLLPLENSVVILDKMAKGDLTESFHFTNQDEIGRMNLALDGFVKSIRNSLGEIQTVAEEIASSAEGLRDSSSSFSDMAQGTAASAEEISATTEEVAASMETTATSTSKQHNNIIEFNEKILELSQGAIQIEKDTKAALANTENITKQAKLGGESLNQMKDMINVILESSKEMKEVIGIIDEISDQTSLLALNAAIEAARAGEAGRGFAIVAEEISKLSDKTAHSIQAIEEMIGKNSKELEEGAKGIRSSVELLNLIIRDIAEVESVMKRLSDATKAQLNYNREVDERSNEVGRESESIRGAIEEQKRAIEQISQSVIGINNETMHIATGSDQVASSSQKLSLAAETLRTITKRFTIAKN; via the coding sequence ATGAAGAGTTTAAAATACATTCTCGGCCTTTATACATTTCTTTCCATTTTAGTTTTATCAACGGTTGTATCCGCTCTCATTTTGTATTTGAATTGGGGACTTCTTCTCAAAGTCTACCGAGGTGAAATGGAAAACGCAGGCAAAAGTGCTGGTGCCGAACTTTCCAATTATTATAAATCACAAATTCGTATCGCTGGCATTCTTTCCAAACAAAAAGAAATCAAAGATTCCTTCCAATCGGGAAAATCTAAATTTGCCACAGATCTTCTTGTAGGTATTATGCGAGAGGCAAATGGCGAATATGAAAATATTTTCCTTTCTCCACCCATCCAAAACGCTAAGATTTTTGCCGCAGGAATTCCTCAGTCGGTTGGATACCAATTGGAAGAATCCAAAACCGGAGACCATGTGGTTGTGGCACTTAAAAAACAGTTTCTGATTGGCTCTGTGCAAGAGTCACCTATCACAGGTTTACCGGTGAGCCTTGTTTCTTTTCCCATCGAAGACAATGGAACCATCATTGGAATTCTTTGGATTGCTTTAAACTTAGAACAAGTTTCAAAACGAATGGGAGATGGGATCCATGTAGGTGCCAATGGATACATCACTGCCATAACTACCAAAGGTGTTGTATTTGCAGGTCCTGATAAATCTAAAATTCTAAAATTAGACCTAAGTAAAATTCCCGAAGGTCGCCCCATTTTAGAAGCCAAAGACGGAGCTTATTTCGAATATACGGAAAACGGAAAGGACTTTGCCTTTCTCATCAAACGATTGGAAGAATGGAATACTATTATCGGGGTGGTTCTTCCTAAATCTGATATGAATTCAGGATTCATCCAAGTGGCTTTATTTGCTGTACTGGTTGTGTTTTTGATTACAGCTCTTGTGGTGTTTGGAGTATTTCGGTTTCTAAAAAAACGACTATTGCCATTAGAAAACTCAGTTGTCATTTTAGATAAAATGGCCAAGGGAGATTTAACAGAGTCATTCCATTTCACTAATCAGGATGAGATTGGCAGAATGAATCTTGCTTTGGATGGGTTTGTGAAAAGCATCCGAAATTCCCTCGGAGAAATCCAAACGGTCGCAGAAGAGATCGCATCTTCTGCCGAAGGATTACGTGATTCCTCATCTAGTTTTTCCGATATGGCACAAGGTACTGCCGCTTCGGCCGAAGAAATTTCAGCTACCACAGAAGAAGTGGCTGCCAGTATGGAGACAACCGCAACATCTACTTCCAAACAACATAACAATATCATTGAATTTAATGAAAAGATTTTAGAGCTCTCCCAAGGTGCGATTCAAATTGAAAAAGATACAAAGGCAGCCCTAGCCAATACAGAAAACATTACCAAACAAGCCAAACTAGGAGGTGAGTCCCTAAACCAAATGAAGGATATGATTAATGTCATTTTGGAATCTTCTAAAGAAATGAAAGAAGTGATTGGGATCATCGACGAAATTTCGGACCAGACTAGTTTACTAGCGCTGAATGCCGCCATTGAAGCGGCGAGAGCCGGAGAGGCGGGTCGTGGGTTTGCCATTGTGGCCGAGGAGATTTCCAAACTTTCTGACAAAACGGCCCATTCCATCCAGGCCATCGAAGAAATGATTGGAAAAAATAGCAAAGAGTTGGAAGAGGGGGCCAAGGGAATTCGCTCTTCGGTGGAACTACTCAACCTTATCATCCGAGACATTGCCGAAGTGGAAAGTGTCATGAAACGACTTTCGGATGCGACAAAGGCACAATTGAACTATAACCGAGAAGTCGATGAACGTTCCAATGAGGTGGGAAGAGAGTCGGAATCAATACGCGGTGCCATTGAGGAACAAAAACGAGCCATTGAACAAATTTCTCAGTCTGTGATTGGAATCAATAATGAAACCATGCACATCGCCACAGGATCCGACCAGGTGGCATCCTCTTCGCAAAAATTATCTCTTGCCGCAGAAACCCTACGTACGATCACAAAGCGGTTTACGATTGCAAAAAACTAA
- a CDS encoding ArnT family glycosyltransferase: MKETLNPSERIFYRILLLLASLPVLFTLPLDVIDIDSSQYASISRELVLSGDFFTLFDNGRRYLDKPILTFWTIATSFSLFGISNIAFRIPAILLSLLSVFSIYRITILTGGKERQGYLASFAYLLAPGFYAMVVDPKIDVYLTAYLVFTYHFYYLGRKKNPNYFYLMYLMMSMGFITKGPISVVIPALSIGGDILFRRDWKLLLSMRVPTGILVLASLPAFWCVLLYKSFNSYGPSFFLWIQSFGRFYKEMYDVKFDPFYFYKSFSWAFFSGVVPMIIYIAFRTYNYIKSLGWKEILRKIRANEYKDIDFVIPFWVFLFLFLISFSRFPLPQYTYWVLPGAALYFGKIAEESLFRSSVERLRPSFLIAGLVYLVGYFLIPVFVADVGIVYYVFGAIGILLIMLLAQLIPLEMLVTLVGATLFFSSISLQFYPLLTSYQPAKEFGAKIKELEPNEPVVYTFWLSNSKRSYGFYAERNFRNVYDKDKLDKLWSEKPERLLILPSEKLSQLKEFAGSEYTIEPVLERESFKVATPTVAFLKKETRGLVTKKISLVWLKKIQGKSSKNSKV, encoded by the coding sequence ATGAAAGAAACACTAAACCCCTCAGAAAGAATTTTTTATCGAATTTTATTACTTCTGGCATCCCTTCCTGTTTTGTTCACTCTTCCTTTGGATGTGATTGATATTGATAGTTCTCAGTATGCAAGTATCAGCCGTGAACTCGTGTTATCTGGGGATTTTTTTACTTTATTTGATAATGGTAGAAGGTATTTAGATAAACCCATTTTAACGTTTTGGACGATAGCTACTTCTTTTTCTCTTTTTGGAATCAGTAATATTGCCTTTAGAATTCCAGCTATTTTACTCAGTTTGCTTTCTGTTTTTTCCATTTATCGGATTACCATTTTAACTGGTGGAAAAGAAAGACAAGGATACTTGGCTTCTTTTGCGTATCTTTTGGCACCTGGTTTTTATGCAATGGTTGTGGATCCAAAAATTGATGTGTATCTCACTGCTTATTTGGTGTTTACTTATCACTTTTACTATTTAGGTAGAAAAAAGAATCCTAACTACTTCTACTTGATGTATCTCATGATGTCTATGGGATTTATCACCAAAGGTCCCATTTCTGTGGTCATTCCTGCTTTGTCCATTGGTGGGGATATCCTATTCCGAAGGGATTGGAAGTTACTTCTTTCCATGCGAGTGCCAACGGGAATTCTCGTTCTTGCATCCCTTCCTGCTTTTTGGTGTGTTCTATTATACAAAAGTTTTAATTCCTATGGACCTTCCTTCTTTTTGTGGATCCAATCCTTTGGTCGTTTCTACAAAGAAATGTATGATGTGAAGTTTGATCCCTTTTACTTCTATAAATCTTTTTCCTGGGCCTTCTTTAGTGGAGTGGTGCCCATGATCATCTACATTGCCTTTCGCACTTATAATTATATCAAATCCCTCGGATGGAAAGAAATCCTTCGGAAAATCCGTGCAAACGAATATAAAGACATCGACTTTGTGATTCCGTTTTGGGTATTCCTCTTTTTGTTTTTGATTTCTTTTTCCAGGTTTCCGCTTCCTCAATACACGTATTGGGTGCTTCCTGGGGCGGCTCTTTATTTTGGAAAGATAGCGGAAGAAAGTTTATTTCGTTCGAGTGTCGAAAGACTTCGTCCTTCCTTTCTTATCGCAGGTCTTGTTTATCTTGTGGGATACTTTCTCATTCCGGTTTTTGTCGCTGATGTGGGCATTGTTTATTATGTATTTGGAGCGATTGGAATTTTACTCATCATGTTACTGGCCCAACTCATTCCATTGGAAATGTTAGTTACACTCGTTGGTGCTACTTTGTTTTTTAGCTCCATTAGTTTGCAGTTTTATCCACTGCTTACAAGTTACCAACCGGCAAAAGAATTTGGTGCCAAAATCAAAGAACTGGAGCCAAACGAACCTGTGGTGTATACCTTTTGGTTGTCCAATTCCAAAAGGTCTTACGGGTTTTACGCCGAAAGAAATTTTCGCAATGTGTATGATAAGGACAAATTAGACAAACTCTGGTCGGAAAAACCGGAAAGACTCCTCATCCTACCATCGGAAAAACTAAGCCAGTTGAAAGAATTTGCAGGTTCGGAATACACCATTGAACCGGTTCTGGAGAGGGAATCCTTCAAAGTGGCCACACCTACGGTCGCTTTTTTGAAAAAAGAGACAAGAGGCCTTGTCACAAAGAAAATTTCTTTGGTTTGGCTAAAAAAAATTCAGGGGAAATCTTCTAAAAACTCGAAAGTATAA